A region of Plasmodium falciparum 3D7 genome assembly, chromosome: 12 DNA encodes the following proteins:
- a CDS encoding polyadenylate-binding protein 1, putative, producing MIATGTNMMHPSFSTASLYVGDLNEDVTEAVLYEIFNTVGHVSSIRVCRDSVTRKSLGYAYVNYHNLADAERALDTLNYTNIKGQPARLMWSHRDPSLRKSGTGNIFVKNLDKSIDNKALFDTFSMFGNILSCKVATDEFGKSKSYGFVHYEDEESAKEAIEKVNGVQLGSKNVYVGPFIKKSERATNDTKFTNLYVKNFPDSVTETHLRQLFNPYGEITSMIVKMDNKNRKFCFINYADAESAKNAMDNLNGKKITDDGQIDETYDPKKEEATASTSGAANQTTGTDADKTDKNDKNNKADKNEKGDSSNANNNATATGATTTDTTTTPGETTTTTANADSTGANNNNGLSPNTNTSNTTTGSSNNSINLNENNNTAGNNNSTNNNNNSGSSMNNAGSAKKDETAASDCADTPNILYVGPHQSRARRHAILKAKFDNLNVENKNKHQGVNLYIKNLDDGIDDIMLRELFEPFGTITSAKVMRDEKEQSKGFGFVCFASQEEANKAVTEMHLKIINGKPLYVGLAEKREQRLSRLQQRFRMHPIRHHMNNPLNTPMQYASPQSPQLQFSQNTLSYGRPVITAFNQNNLISWRHQQAAQQQAVHQQAVHQQAAQQQLNFNTNLRGQINQMRLYTQNNMMNNNLNQNKPNAQLHHNQQYVPNALAQNGQQQPNLNAAGQHNAQQLQQQGNNQLLNNNMRNMNNRANRNMGNLGNMNNQKQLPLNINNKQQNAASQANQMNHQAQPQGAQAQQKNPQQMQQVPQGNNFKFTAQARNRMELPNKNANKVNTMNNNMNVNFNNNSTLTAAALASAPPSMQKQVLGENLFPLVANYHPTLAGKITGMMLEMDNSELLILLENEEQLKKKIDEALVVLQKAK from the coding sequence atgaTTGCTACTGGTACAAATATGATGCACCCCAGTTTTTCAACTGCTTCCCTTTATGTTGGAGATTTGAATGAAGATGTTACAGAAGCTGTATTGTATGAAATATTTAACACCGTTGGTCATGTATCTTCTATAAGAGTATGTCGTGATAGTGTAACAAGAAAATCATTAGGTTATGCATATGTGAATTATCATAACTTAGCTGATGCAGAGAGAGCTTTAGATACCCTTAactatacaaatataaaagggCAACCAGCAAGATTAATGTGGAGTCATAGAGATCCATCCTTAAGAAAGAGTGGAACAggaaatatttttgtaaagAATTTGGATAAATCAATAGATAATAAAGCATTGTTTGATACATTTAGTATGTttggaaatatattatcatgtaAGGTTGCAACTGATGAATTTGGTAAAAGTAAAAGTTATGGTTTTGTTCATTATGAAGATGAAGAAAGTGCAAAAGAAGCTATTGAAAAAGTGAATGGTGTTCAATTAGGATCAAAAAATGTTTATGTAGGACCATTTATTAAGAAGTCTGAAAGAGCAACAAATGATACAAAATTTACCAATTTGTATGTTAAGAATTTTCCTGACAGTGTTACTGAAACTCATTTAAGACAACTATTTAATCCATATGGTGAAATAACATCTATGATTGTTAAAATGGATAATAAGAACAGAaagttttgttttattaattatgcTGATGCAGAAAGTGCAAAGAATGCTATGGACAATTTGAATGGAAAGAAAATTACCGATGATGGACAAATAGATGAAACATATGATCCTAAAAAAGAGGAAGCTACTGCATCAACAAGTGGAGCAGCAAATCAAACAACAGGAACAGATGCTGATAAGAcagataaaaatgataagaataataaagcagataaaaatgaaaagggtGACAGTTCAAATGCAAATAATAATGCAACAGCAACAGGTGCAACTACTACTGATACTACCACAACACCAGGGGAAACTACAACTACAACAGCTAATGCCGATTCAACAGgtgcaaataataataatggtttATCTCCAAATACGAATACATCCAATACAACAACtggtagtagtaataattcTATTAacttaaatgaaaataataatacagctggtaataataatagcacaaacaacaataataatagtggTAGCAGTATGAATAATGCTGGAAGTGCTAAGAAAGATGAAACTGCCGCATCCGATTGTGCAGATACaccaaatattttatatgttggTCCACATCAATCAAGAGCTAGAAGACATGCAATATTAAAAGCCAAATTTGACAATTTAAATGTAGAGAATAAGAATAAACACCAAGGTgtgaatttatatataaaaaatttggaTGATGGAATTGATGATATTATGTTAAGAGAATTATTTGAACCATTCGGTACTATAACATCAGCAAAGGTTATGAGAGATGAAAAAGAACAAAGTAAAGGCTTTGGTTTTGTATGTTTTGCATCTCAAGAAGAAGCAAATAAAGCAGTAACAGAAAtgcatttaaaaataattaatggAAAGCCATTATATGTAGGATTAGCAGAAAAAAGAGAACAAAGATTATCAAGATTACAACAAAGATTTCGTATGCATCCAATTAGACATCATATGAATAATCCATTAAATACCCCAATGCAATATGCATCACCTCAATCACCACAATTACAATTTAGTCAGAATACATTAAGTTATGGTAGACCAGTTATAACCGCCTTTAATCAAAATAACTTAATATCATGGAGACATCAACAAGCCGCTCAACAACAAGCAGTACATCAACAAGCCGTACATCAACAAGCAGCTCAACAACAATTAAATTTCAATACAAACTTAAGAGGTCAAATTAATCAAATGAGATTATatacacaaaataatatgatgaataataatttaaatcaaAACAAACCTAATGCTCAATTACATCATAACCAACAATATGTACCAAATGCTTTAGCTCAGAATGGACAACAACAACCAAATTTAAATGCAGCTGGTCAACATAATGCTCAACAATTACAACAACAAGGAAACAATCAAttgttaaataataacatgcgtaatatgaataatagaGCTAATCGCAATATGGGAAATTTGggtaatatgaataatcaaAAACAACttccattaaatataaataacaaacaACAAAATGCAGCATCTCAAGCTAACCAAATGAATCATCAAGCTCAACCACAAGGAGCACAAGCACAACAAAAAAATCCACAACAAATGCAACAAGTCCCACAaggaaataattttaaatttacTGCACAAGCAAGAAATCGTATGGAGTTACCAAATAAAAATGCAAACAAAGTTAATacaatgaataataatatgaatgttaattttaataataattctacATTAACAGCTGCTGCATTAGCATCTGCACCACCATCTATGCAAAAACAAGTATTAGGAGAGAACTTATTTCCTTTAGTAGCAAATTATCATCCAACCTTAGCTGGGAAAATTACAGGAATGATGTTAGAAATGGACAACTCAGAATTACTCATCTTGttagaaaatgaagaacaacttaaaaagaaaatagacGAAGCACTTGTAGTCTTGCAAAAGGCAAAATAA
- a CDS encoding WD repeat-containing protein, putative, which yields MHNNHIFEDDDIILTDRFLSDESSENDKREKKKYIKENKKNIENVSNVLLNNNFNKNVGMKRNNSIFNNEENKDKNYFTNNDLIEHKNKSLLKDKSNEFSFNKHNYSNTRYDNNVTGNYFDFDNYYVSNMDNTNNPEKEIYKYDENIEIDGKNKKNNKRLKRSTRVWHDSDDDIDVKNEHLDTYGNYLNEEKFHSDDSNEFNYVDEKEDENLIRNIEAHDNVFEEYIDEHVHMENISSNTNKDAISHIQADDIYIFDDEKIDMHIQKKKKWNKKNDNNIFLKYFLQKFTIHQIEEKKVKQLVCLPKSNLIFPVYNLNLYMLKYEDNSLNISKKISFKRKIKYVQEYKDNLYILSYDNFLRNYNLEKGLVYKNRIHYDKLDISLPREIKFVDKNTEDENNTSSSYLFSLSFQNSGKINVYDSRSYDIIKTFEMSNKYVGMNFHKKSNSLFALDEKGYLYNWCLNTNKLIDKLVDNYSIFPSCLNIYNDYLITGSCNGFLNLFDINNLNTPIKSFKNLTLRVHDIVYNPSHNMLLYYTDIMKNGIKLIDLKTKYVYCNVPWFNINVKYNIYAANFFNNGNNLCFAVSSNSFYVYNIY from the exons ATGCATAATAATCACATATttgaagatgatgatataaTTCTGACAGATAGGTTTTTAAGTGATGAAAGCAgtgaaaatgataaaagagaaaaaaaaaaatatattaaagaaaataaaaaaaatatagaaaatgttTCAAATGtactattaaataataattttaataaaaatgtgggaatgaaaagaaataattctatttttaataatgaagaaaataaggataaaaattattttactaATAATGATCTTAtagaacataaaaataaatcattattaaaagataaatcaAACGAATTTAGTTTTAACAAACATAATTATTCAAATACAAGATATGATAACAATGTCACAGGAAATTATTTCGATTTcgataattattatgtatcTAATATGGACAATACAAATAATCCAGAAAaggaaatttataaatatgatgaaaatatagaaatagatggaaaaaataaaaaaaataataaacgcTTAAAAAGAAGTACTAGAGTTTGGCATGATTCAGATGATGACATTGATGTTAAAAATGAACATCTTGATACATACggaaattatttaaatgaagaaaaatttCATAGTGATGATTCTAATGAATTTAATTATGTagatgaaaaagaagatGAAAATTTAATAAGGAATATAGAAGCACATGATAATGTTTTTGAAGAATATATTGATGAACATGTTCATATGGAAAACATTTCTTCAAACACTAATAAAGATGCTATTTCTCATATTCAAGCTgatgatatttatatttttgatgaTGAGAAAATAGATATgcatatacaaaaaaaaaaaaaatggaataaaaaaaatgataataatatttttttaaaatattttttacaaaaatttaCCATACATCaaatagaagaaaaaaaagtaaaacaaTTAGTATGCTTACCAAAAAGTAATTTGATATTTCCTGTATacaatttaaatttatacatgttgaaatatgaagataatagtttaaatatatccaaaaaaatatcctttaaaagaaaaatcaaATATGTACAAGAATATAaggataatttatatattctgtCTTATGATAATTTCTtaagaaattataatttgGAAAAGGG gctTGTGTACAAAAATAGAATCCATTATGATAAATTAGACATATCTCTACCAAGAGAAATAAAATTTGTTGATAAAAATACAGAGGATGAGAATAATACTTCAagttcttatttattttctctaTCGTTTCAAAATAGTggtaaaataaatgtatatgatTCAAGGAgttatgatattattaagaCATTTGAGATgagtaataaatatgtaggtatgaattttcataaaaaaagtaatagtCTTTTTGCTTTAGATGAAAAaggatatttatataattggtgcttgaatacaaataaattgaTAGATAAATTAGTAGATAATTATTCTATTTTCCCATCatgtttaaatatttataatgattaTTTAATAACGGGTTCATGTAACGGTTTTTTAAATTTGtttgatattaataatttgaatACACCAATAAAAAGTTTTAAAAATTTGACCTTACGAGTTCATGATATTGTATATAATCCTTCACACAATAtgcttttatattatacagatataatgaaaaatggCATAAAATTAATTGATCTAAAAACtaaatatgtttattgtAATGTCCCATGGTTTAACATTaatgttaaatataatatatatgcagctaatttttttaataatgggAATAACCTTTGTTTTGCAGTCTCAAGCAATTcgttttatgtatataacatatactAA
- a CDS encoding histone chaperone ASF1, putative: MSEVNVTKVIVNNPICDILDPFVFTIEFEALNKLEADLEWKIFYISAVNNEGESNQDIELDNIFLGPIERGVMMFDYAVNPPDYKNMDIDSVLGLQAILISANYKEKEFIRIAYYMNSFYKDMELRENPPVVPQYDKICRHIFVENPRIVKFSIGWDSEEKDEFKEFDKEIEKIELLNCTQIKDENENNSNITNQSTQGNFVLSNNDPNNNNNNNNNPSITSSMIFNSNIVNNNFNQNNFLKNNELSSDLDKCEIFNANINGISRITIDNKNS, encoded by the exons atgtcaGAAGTAAATGTAACAAAAGTTATTGTAAATAATCCTATATGTGATATATTAGACCCATTTGTTTTTACTATTGAATTTGAAGCTTTGAATAAATTAGAAGCTGATTTAGAATGGAAAATTTTCTACATTTCGGCTGTAAATAATGAAGGAGAAAGTAATCAAGATATTGAATTAGATAACATTTTCCTAGGACCAATTGAGAGAGGAGTTATGATGTTTGATTATGCTGTAAATCCCCCTGACTATAAAAAT ATGGATATTGATAGCGTTTTAGGACTTCAAGCTATTTTGATATCGGCAAATTACAAAGAAAAGGAATTCATTAGAATTGCATATTACATGAATTCATTTTACAAAGATATGGAATTAAGAGAGAATCCTCCTGTAGTTCCacaatatgataaaatatgtCGTCATATATTTGTTGAAAACCCTAGAATTGTAAAATTTAGCATAGGTTGGGATTCTGAAGAAAAAGATGAATTTAAAGAATTTGATaaagaaattgaaaaaattGAATTACTTAATTGTACACAAATTAAAGATgagaatgaaaataattcaaatataaCTAATCAATCTACACAAGGAAATTTTGTGCTTTCGAATAATGATcctaataataacaataataataataacaatccTAGTATTACATCAAGTATGATttttaatagtaatattgtaaataataatttcaatcaaaataatttcttaaaaaataatgaattgtCATCTGATTTAGACAAATGTGAAATTTTTAATGCAAATATAAATGGAATTAGTAGAATTACAATTGACAATAAAAACTCTTAA
- a CDS encoding cytochrome c heme lyase, putative has product MQNLSPACTFNKNEEKIKCPSSTKLGCSDGTKIIQHEINERNMMPEIPNVSLTDENDFTFNKKRHVSSIPKNNNEYWVYPSSQQFYNSLIRKNKDIDKNYIDAVVSVHNEVNEESWKQILKYEHMHKRSCTDVTLHRFLGKFDDLSIKARFRSIFSSMGRPFDRHDWYVNRCGTQVKYILDYYNDESINDDKNIYIDVRPAMNSFSNVWDRLRYPFYEFYFKYVKKDELFK; this is encoded by the exons atgcaGAATTTAAGTCCAGCATGTACTttcaataaaaatgaagaaaagatAAAATGCCCATCTTCAACAAAATTGGGATGTTCAGATGGAACGAAAATTATACAACATG aaaTTAACGAAAGAAATATGATGCCCGAGATTCCCAATGTCTCCTTAACAGATGAAAATGAttttacatttaataaaaaaagacaCGTATCTTCAAttccaaaaaataataacgaaTATTGGGTTTATCCTTCATCTCaacaattttataattcattaataagaaaaaataaagatatagatAAGAATTATATTGATGCTGTGGTAAGTGTTCACAATGAAGTTAATGAAGAATCATGGAAACAAATTCTTAAATATGAGCATATGCATAAAag GAGTTGCACAGATGTAACTCTACATCGATTTCTTGGTAAATTCGATGACCTATCAATAAAGGCAAGATTTAGAAGCATATTTTCAAG tATGGGAAGGCCTTTTGATAGACACGACTGGTATGTTAATAGATGTGGTACCCAAGTAAAATATATCCtggattattataatgatgaatCAATAAACGATGACAAAAAc ATATATATCGATGTTAGACCAGCCATGAATAGCTTTTCAAATGTCTGGGACAGATTGCGTTACCCCTTTTATGAGTTCTACTTTAAGTATgtaaaaaaagatgaattatttaaataa